Proteins co-encoded in one Periophthalmus magnuspinnatus isolate fPerMag1 chromosome 20, fPerMag1.2.pri, whole genome shotgun sequence genomic window:
- the si:ch211-161h7.4 gene encoding ankyrin repeat domain-containing protein 36A, which produces MDGNYPALKRPKKKLIYPTTKTCLPNQWTQDIVSLEDVDKMFDGLDSNGGDFPSPSLEIHIPKHIDITVTPLPEELFECPIVANGENKSLTPVSPELDIDSETPFKAHGPVKTSSPIEGNAIQHKNKQQRKVDNSASPILFDCAEENQETVEKLSEKPQHCNRRKNESDDSIFETLPKKSAFDDMSAQKTKTAPVRLTPSSPLVSPVGLEATPASPEKQTEHVQVHTRVKHDMTSFLQKLRDAGQPKPARAGLLQAKVMPPVPEPEPEDDFLILEDDAPLYVSIPSKSAKSLKEKHIKTSSSDKETKDTVGEEHTTGKLQGVEQDQNKQGSQALTKKTKKKTKGNVSESTLAAFDKDSNVPAIVESSDAENLLDCGKTKKKKIQKIKGPSKNDNNPECVGKGTDTDDGKPLKKNKSKGEKTVEKKGSKPANNNGNSQRKRTPANESRKRANKARSDGWEKQSQGLNCDSQPSDEFPVSEVNNLEVKSTGDLEDVNLHPHILCSSMEGTSDEGDRVLVKRKRKQTGQWWMSCPQNPQQQPTDKQPTVKKTKRVNKDSSARCVPPGKAATDTRKKNMKASSSSSSDGQRQKAEKKEFKKGTLKRARPVKRTSEDSDEGFQKLSQDRALDQDSESSPLFFPHKERMSSGEQVFPKVYQNGASEKQSSIPEGLLKPQSEEATKRRRKSPGNWWQVSPTAEDQEMPPSQPQQQKPRKRKAAGEKRKLTKNPSALSPSNPLEGATKQKKRYLATYTDLCSTVNVSTSINRKTESKLKEHNNVKSPSAEDLEVAHNVVTMETNDSQRAQDQSSSQSMIQESTSKVIRSGPSSMIGLENFEEDDEDIVLPSSTVQPALCASDLCSPPLRPLSLQSKDKVNLQDWLKSLWPITDLKQRGPEITPDDFEWYCYQGRALGIMVDLQSGSLCSGKMLLGSFMKKPLWVDHIATTVFNLLTSSVSLIVDCNKSYYSAGQSFMVPSGHAYSIHNLTTQPAVFYFTRLYAEESDQ; this is translated from the exons ATGGATGGGAACTACCCGGCCCTG AAAAGGCCCAAAAAGAAGCTCATCTACCCTACAACAAAAACGTG TCTCCCTAACCAATGGACACAAGATATAGTTTCTTTGGAAGACGTTGATAAGATGTTTGATGGCTTGG ATTCCAATGGGGGGGACTTCCCTTCGCCATCTCTGGAAATTCACATTCCCAAACACATAGATATAACTGTGACACCTCTCCCCGAAGAGCTGTTTGAATGTCCAATA GTTGCTAATGGAGAGAATAAAAGCCTCACTCCAGTCAGCCCTGAACTTGACATTG atTCAGAGACTCCATTTAAAGCCCATGGGCCAGTGAAGACATCCAGTCCAATAGAAGGAAATGCAATAcagcataaaaacaagcaacaaaggAAAGTGGACAACTCCGCTTCACCAATTCTCTTTGACTGTGCAGAAGAAAATCAGGAGACTGTTGAAAAGCTCTCTGAGAAACCACAGCACTGTAACCGCAGGAAAAATGA AAGTGATGATTCTATTTTTGAAACCCTTCCAAAAAAATCTGCCTTTGATGATATGTCAGCACAGAAAACCAAAACGGCCCCAGTGAG GCTGACACCTTCAAGTCCCCTTGTATCTCCAGTGGGACTCGAGGCTACACCAGCATCCccagaaaaacaaactgaacatgTACAGGTGCACACCAGGGTCAAACATGACATGACCTCTTTTCTCCAGAAGCTCAGAGATGCTGGGCAACCCAAACCTGCACG TGCTGGTTTGTTACAAGCCAAAGTCATGCCTCCAGTACCAGAGCCAGAACCTGAAGATGACTTTCTTATTTTAGAGGATGATGCTCCTTTGTATGTTTCCATCCCAAGTAAATCCGCCAAAAgcttgaaagaaaaacacattaaaacatcgAGTTCTGACAAAGAAACTAAGGACACTGTAGGAGAAGAACATACAACAGGTAAACTGCAGGGCGTTGAACAGGATCAGAATAAACAGGGAAGTCAGGCTTTGActaaaaaaactaagaaaaaaacaaaaggcaatGTCTCTGAATCTACTTTGGCTGCTTTTGATAAAGATTCAAATGTACCAGCCATTGTCGAGTCCAGTGATGCAGAGAATCTTTTAGATTGtggcaaaacaaagaaaaaaaagatacaaaaaataaaaggccCATCTAAAAATGACAACAACCCAGAGTGTGTAGGCAAAGGCACAGACACAGATGATGGAAAGCCTTTGAAGAAAAATAAGAGTAAAGGAGAAAAGACTGTAGAAAAGAAAGGATCAAAACCTGCAAATAATAATGGGAACTCTCAAAGGAAGAGGACTCCTGCAAATGAGAGCAGAAAAAGAGCAAACAAAGCCAGATCTGATGGATGGGAGAAGCAAAGTCAGGGGCTCAATTGTGACAGTCAGCCCAGTGATGAATTTCCTGTTTCAG AGGTCAACAATTTGGAAGTTAAGTCAACTGGGGACCTGGAGGATGTTAATTTACATCCACACATACTGTGTAGTTCAATGGAAGGGACTTCAGATGAAGGCGACAGAGTGTTGGTGAAACGGAAAAGGAAACAGACTGGACAATGGTGGATGAGCTGCCCTCAGAACCCACAGCAACAACCCACAGACAAACAACCAACGGTGAAGAAGACTAAACGTGTTAACAAGGACTCAAGTGCTCGTTGTGTGCCACCTGGAAAAGCAGCTACAGAtacaagaaagaaaaatatgaaagcatcttcatcttcatccaGTGACGGTCAACGACAAAAAGCTGAAAAGAAAGAGTTTAAGAAGGGAACTCTGAAAAGAGCGAGGCCAGTCAAGAGGACGTCTGAAGATTCAGATGAGGGTTTTCAGAAGCTAAGTCAGGATAGAGCTCTAGACCAAGATTCTGAATCCAGCCCATTGTTTTTTCCACACAAAGAACGCATGTCCTCAG GGGAACAGGTGTTTCCTAAAGTGTACCAAAACGGTGCAAGTGAAAAACAGTCCTCTATACCTGAAGGACTGCTGAAGCCACAAAGCGAAGAAGCCACAAAGCGAAGAAGGAAATCCCCTGGAAACTGGTGGCAGGTCAGCCCCACAGCAGAGGACCAAGAGATGCCCCCCTCACAGCCTCAGCAGCAGAAACCCAGGAAACGCAAAGCTGCTGGGGAAAAGagaaaattgacaaaaaacCCTTCTGCGCTTTCTCCTTCAAACCCACTAGAGGGAGCTACTAAACAGAAAAAACGGTATTTGGCCACATATACTGACCTTTGCAGCACAGTCAATGTGAGCACATCTATAAACAGAAAAACTGAGTCCAAATTAAAGGAGCACAACAATGTAAAGTCACCTTCAGCTGAAGATTTAGAGGTTGCACATAATGTTGTCACTATGGAGACCAATGACTCTCAAAGGGCGCAGGACCAGTCTTCTAGTCAGAGCATGATACAGGAGAGCAC GTCAAAAGTCATCAGAAGTGGCCCATCCTCTATGATTGGACTTGAAAACTTTGAGGAAGATGATGAAGATATTG TGTTGCCATCATCCACAGTTCAGCCTGCTCTGTGTGCCTCTGATCTGTGCTCCCCTCCTCTCAGACCACTTTCCCTACAGTCCAAAGATAAGGTCAATCTCCAGGACTGGCTCAAGTCTCTTTGGCCTATAACAGACCTTAAGCAAA GAGGCCCTGAAATCACACCTGATGATTTTGAGTGGTATTGTTACCAAGGCAGAGCTTTAGGCATCATGGTGGACTTGCAGTCGGGGTCCCTCTGCAGTGGTAAGATGCTGCTGGGCTCCTTCATGAAGAAGCCTCTGTGGGTGGACCATATTGCCACAACA GTTTTCAATTTATTAACAAGCTCTGTAAGTTTAATAGTGGATTGCAATAAATCATACTACAGTGCAGGCCAGTCCTTTATGGTGCCATCTG GTCACGCCTACAGCATCCACAACCTGACCACCCAGCCTGCCGTCTTTTACTTCACCAGGCTTTATGCTGAAGAGTCAGACCAATAG
- the LOC117388717 gene encoding uncharacterized protein LOC117388717, producing the protein MGEHNGGRLAAILVSVAGYLVSLVFNGLSVVGVGPYTTTTANVSAVFDTQITPSGWTFNIWSLIYVWLTALVIYIVTGLCRKNGYGYVYCSPSVLPYGFFVSWCLNLGFNIGWLIVWDQGNMIVALVFLVLVICTNYSMIFFICHGLHVYGPWLKKHHKADLWCYRIIVQNGVMIYTTWTTIATLINLAIVLTYEANMNQTDAGTISYSILCVVLLSWFVLENTVLDKHVRYILIVYPVVIWALSGNLDKNYIPESPNRNGIFIVVLLALACVIFVTRIGLVIWRHKKQPLYRDVNLEAMEPMDIAQKTKKLFL; encoded by the exons ATGGGAGAGCATAATGGTGGACGTCTTGCTGCCATATTGGTGTCAGTTGCTGGATATTTAGTCAGTTTAGTGTTCAATGGACTGTCTGTGGTGGGAGTTG GTCCTTATACAACGACCACAGCCAATGTCTCAGCAGTGTTTGATACCCAGATTACACCCTCCGGATGGACCTTTAACATATGGAGCCTCATCTATGTTTGGCTTACTGCACTTGTTATCTACATTGTCACTGGACTCTGCAGAAA aaatggTTATGGCTACGTCTACTGCAGCCCCTCTGTACTGCCTTACGGTTTCTTTGTTAGTTGGTGCCTCAATCTGGGTTTCAACATTGGATGGTTGATAGTTTGGGACCAAGG AAATATGATTGTTGCATTGGTGTTCCTTGTCCTGGTCATATGCACAAACTATTCAATGATATTTTTCATTTGCCATGGCCTTCACGTCTATGGACCCTGGCTGAAAAAACACCACAAGGCAGATTTGTGGTGTTACAGAATAATA GTTCAAAATGGTGTCATGATTTACACAACGTGGACAACAATTGCAACTCTCATCAACCTGGCTATTGTTCTGACATATGAAGCTAATATGAATCAAACAGATGCTGGAACAATATCTTACTCAATTCTCTGTGTGGTTCTGCTTTCATG GTTTGTTCTAGAGAATACTGTCCTTGACAAACACGTACGGTACATCCTCATTGTGTACCCAGTAGTCATTTGGGCACTGTCTGGAAATCTAGACAAAAACTATATCCCAGAGTCACCAAACCGCAATGGAATTTTTATTG TGGTTCTGCTGGCCCTAGCCTGCGTGATCTTTGTCACACGTATTGGTTTGGTGATTTGGAGGCACAAAAAGCAGCCCCTCTACAGAGATGTCAATCTAGAAGCAATGGAACCAATGGACATAGCTCAGAAGACAAAGAAGTTATTTCTTTAA
- the LOC117388718 gene encoding uncharacterized protein LOC117388718, translated as MAKHNVSLLITILLSLIVFIITMVLTALASTGASPFLHPTSNVSNEFTTQVTPSGWTFAIWGIIYAFMASVLVYVLSGVFRKNAYGYVYCSPPVLPRGFFVMLSLNLSLNVAWLFLWDRSLMIPAVIFLIFIALTNYAVIAFSCLGLNAYGAWLYKNHKVDLYLIRVLVQNGIAIYATWTTIASLVNLNIVLTTEANMSQTDASTTVLSLLVVVIATWFVLENWLLEKHVRYILSIYPAVIWALTGVFTNNYDASAPSRNNIFIAALLGVGCCLCVTRVGLVVWRHLKHPLYKNADEEDMSPMEIAKKQKRIFK; from the exons atGGCAAAGCATAATGTAAGTCTCTTGATAACAATTTTGTTATCACTGATTGTCTTCATCATTACTATGGTTTTGACTGCTCTGGCATCCACAGGGGCAT CTCCTTTTTTACATCCGACTAGTAATGTTTCCAACGAGTTCACAACACAAGTCACACCTAGTGGCTGGACTTTTGCTATCTGGGGGATTATTTACGCGTTTATGGCTTCAGTTTTAGTCTATGTCCTCTCTGGGGTGTTTAGAAA GAATGCCTATGGTTATGTGTACTGCAGTCCACCGGTTCTACCACGTGGATTCTTTGTGATGTTGAGTTTAAACCTGAGCTTAAATGTGGCATGGCTCTTTTTGTGGGACAGGAG TTTGATGATTCCTGCAGTGATTTTTCTCATCTTCATTGCCTTAACCAATTACGCAGTCATAGCCTTTTCCTGTCTTGGTCTAAATGCTTATGGAGCTTGGCTATACAAGAACCACAAAGTTGATCTGTATCTCATCCGTGTGTTG GTTCAGAATGGGATTGCCATATATGCAACATGGACAACTATTGCATCTCTAGTCAACTTGAATATTGTACTGACCACTGAGGCAAATATGTCCCAAACTGATGCTTCAACTACAGTTCTATCTCTTCTGGTAGTGGTAATAGCTACATG GTTTGTCCTTGAAAACTGGTTATTGGAGAAGCATGTCCGTTACATCCTGTCCATTTACCCAGCTGTGATCTGGGCACTGACTGGGGTTTTCACTAACAACTATGatgcctctgctccatctcGGAATAACATATTTATTG CTGCTCTTCTCGGTGTGGGCTGCTGTCTGTGTGTAACTCGGGTAGGCCTGGTTGTCTGGAGACACCTCAAGCATCCCCTTTACAAAAATGCAGATGAAGAAGACATGTCCCCCATGGAGATCGCAAAGAAGCAGAAAAGGATATTTAAGTGA
- the nanos2 gene encoding nanos homolog 2 has product MWHDYMNLGKLLLRSQNGPEVEGWETQKTRAQAGPSRAQGDSTGSLSCLSDNSLNGSPSDFCSFCKQNGETARVYRSHKLKAGDGRVVCPILWSYTCPICEATGDKAHTRKYCPLLNGHSRLNITHKGV; this is encoded by the coding sequence ATGTGGCACGACTACATGAACCTGGGCAAACTGTTGCTGAGATCACAGAACGGGCCTGAGGTGGAGGGGTGGGAGACCCAAAAGACCCGGGCTCAAGCAGGCCCCTCACGCGCGCAAGGTGACAGTACCGGCTCCCTCAGCTGCCTGTCGGACAACAGCCTGAACGGGAGTCCTTCTGACTTCTGCAGCTTCTGTAAACAAAACGGGGAGACTGCCAGGGTGTATCGCTCGCACAAGCTCAAAGCAGGTGACGGCAGAGTGGTGTGTCCCATCTTGTGGAGCTACACTTGTCCAATCTGCGAGGCCACCGGAGACAAGGCGCACACACGCAAGTACTGCCCGCTGCTCAACGGGCATTCAAGAttaaacataacacacaaaGGAGTGTAA